From Parasteatoda tepidariorum isolate YZ-2023 chromosome 1, CAS_Ptep_4.0, whole genome shotgun sequence, one genomic window encodes:
- the LOC107439746 gene encoding uncharacterized protein: MMLMDDILDFELDESSVGPEMENPDSLIRLPEVPNVPMVSAKDARNRLNLMKTSRVVDSSQTVKEDIPIKCAPERQTVSSVSPPSRDPKSRPFHLKRYVPYERNVHMHEKCLGVLCIQENGYSLTNGVETISWDGEVEVDPQQLLKDVIFSKVGYMLTADEDTYKTWKSIVAKLDSIHPIKYLNVMKLNVKEPLGICLFCTKQCHRFKVVTGGFCQISHVPLDIVPH, from the coding sequence ATGATGTTGATGGACGACATTCTCGACTTTGAATTGGATGAATCATCTGTAGGACCAGAGATGGAAAATCCCGATAGTCTTATTAGGCTGCCAGAAGTACCAAACGTGCCGATGGTGTCGGCAAAAGATGCACGGAATCGATTAAATTTGATGAAGACTTCTCGTGTCGTGGATTCTTCTCAGACGGTGAAAGAGGATATCCCTATTAAATGTGCACCTGAAAGACAGACTGTTTCAAGTGTGTCACCACCCAGTAGGGATCCAAAATCCAGACCGTTTCATTTAAAACGTTATGTACCTTATGAACGAAATGTGCACATGCACGAGAAATGCTTGGGTGTATTGTGCATACAAGAAAATGGATACAGTTTGACTAATGGCGTCGAAACAATATCTTGGGATGGTGAAGTGGAAGTGGATCCCCAGCAACTGTtgaaagatgtaattttttccaaagtgGGATATATGTTGACGGCCGATGAGGACACCTACAAGACTTGGAAGTCTATCGTCGCAAAGCTGGACAGCATACACcctataaagtatttaaatgtcATGAAACTTAATGTAAAAGAGCCTTTAGGGATAtgtttattttgtacaaaacaGTGCCATCGATTTAAAGTTGTGACGGGTGGCTTTTGTCAAATTTCACATGTGCCTTTAGATATAGTTCcacattaa